One window of Anaeromyxobacter diazotrophicus genomic DNA carries:
- the tnpA gene encoding IS66 family insertion sequence element accessory protein TnpA, with protein MDDQERARWMKLVADFESSDLTQREFATERGISFSNLRNWLYRLRKESRPLVADDTKQPGQVPACAADGEDSRLVAVRVVASAAKPRRQLIVAAGDEFLELALPSGARVRFPAGTDVSYLRALAAAL; from the coding sequence ATGGACGACCAAGAGCGGGCCCGGTGGATGAAGCTCGTCGCCGACTTCGAGTCGAGCGACCTGACGCAGCGCGAGTTCGCGACCGAGCGCGGGATCTCGTTCAGCAACCTGCGCAACTGGCTCTACCGGCTGCGCAAGGAGTCTCGGCCGCTCGTCGCCGATGACACAAAGCAGCCTGGTCAAGTGCCCGCGTGCGCCGCCGACGGCGAGGACTCGCGTCTCGTGGCGGTGCGCGTGGTAGCGTCCGCGGCGAAGCCGCGGCGGCAGCTGATCGTCGCCGCCGGCGACGAATTCCTCGAGCTCGCGCTGCCGTCGGGCGCCCGCGTACGGTTCCCGGCCGGCACGGACGTCAGCTACCTCCGTGCCCTCGCCGCGGCGCTGTAG
- a CDS encoding sensor histidine kinase — MKLSEFIHVHQSEIVQEWEAFAQTLLPAAAAMSKAGLRDHASEILAAIEEDIETPEGSDEQARKSKGRGQSVLMGTVGKVHAVLRIEHGFSIGQLVAEYRALRASVLWLYERSGGHDVREVTRFNESIDAALAEATTRFMVVMDRTRHQFLAVLGHDLRAPLSAVLMTAALVAREGDKGAKAAARIVSSVERMTRLVNDLIDLTRTRLGSGIPINPVPVDLEVIARDGVSEFCAIHPECNLQFHSKGDLRGHWDPDRLAQVLSNLIGNALQHGEPGRPVRVAARGDAEQVVLDVHNEGEPILDALLANIFEPMVRHVRGGESGQKTSLGLGLHIVREVTLAHGGTVAVTSTAGQGTTFSVRLPRRAVATPLSPASADRPDEHDATGGFVVH, encoded by the coding sequence ATGAAGCTGAGCGAATTCATACACGTCCATCAGAGTGAGATCGTTCAAGAGTGGGAGGCATTCGCTCAGACGTTGTTGCCCGCCGCCGCAGCCATGAGCAAGGCCGGGTTGCGCGATCACGCGTCCGAGATTCTCGCCGCGATCGAAGAAGACATCGAGACGCCGGAGGGCAGTGACGAGCAAGCGCGGAAGTCCAAGGGCCGGGGGCAGAGCGTACTGATGGGGACGGTCGGAAAGGTGCACGCGGTCCTTCGCATCGAGCATGGCTTCAGCATCGGTCAGCTTGTCGCCGAATACCGAGCCCTCCGTGCGAGCGTCCTCTGGCTGTACGAGCGTTCCGGCGGTCATGACGTGCGCGAGGTGACCCGGTTCAACGAATCGATCGACGCGGCGCTGGCGGAAGCTACTACGCGGTTCATGGTCGTGATGGATCGGACACGCCATCAGTTCCTCGCCGTTCTCGGGCACGACCTACGCGCGCCGCTGAGTGCCGTCCTGATGACGGCCGCCCTGGTGGCCAGGGAAGGCGACAAGGGAGCCAAGGCCGCCGCGCGGATCGTCTCCAGCGTCGAACGGATGACGCGATTGGTAAACGACCTGATCGACTTGACCAGGACGCGACTGGGAAGCGGCATCCCCATCAATCCAGTCCCGGTGGATCTGGAGGTCATCGCCCGAGATGGAGTATCGGAGTTCTGCGCGATCCACCCCGAATGCAACCTACAGTTCCATTCCAAGGGGGACCTCCGAGGCCACTGGGACCCGGACCGCCTCGCTCAAGTCTTGTCGAACCTGATCGGGAATGCGCTGCAACACGGAGAGCCCGGCAGGCCCGTTCGTGTCGCCGCGAGAGGCGATGCCGAACAAGTCGTCCTCGACGTCCACAACGAGGGGGAGCCCATCCTCGATGCGCTTCTGGCGAACATCTTTGAGCCCATGGTGCGCCACGTGCGGGGGGGCGAGAGCGGACAGAAGACGAGCCTGGGTTTGGGGTTGCATATCGTCCGAGAGGTGACGTTGGCGCATGGAGGGACCGTGGCCGTTACGTCCACCGCTGGGCAGGGGACGACGTTTTCGGTTCGGCTTCCGCGCCGCGCCGTCGCAACTCCTCTCTCGCCCGCCTCGGCCGACCGGCCCGACGAGCATGATGCTACCGGAGGGTTCGTTGTCCACTGA
- the tnpB gene encoding IS66 family insertion sequence element accessory protein TnpB (TnpB, as the term is used for proteins encoded by IS66 family insertion elements, is considered an accessory protein, since TnpC, encoded by a neighboring gene, is a DDE family transposase.), translating to MITIPRSVRIFIGSTPIDMRKSIDGLMAIVQEELEKDAYSGHLFVFVSRRCDRVKILTWDKGGFVLIYKRLERGQFKLPHMDASSMAVEIDATQLAMLLDGIDFGRVRRPEHWTPPSQVDRQAGRPMDKPPPT from the coding sequence GTGATCACGATCCCGCGGTCGGTCCGCATCTTCATCGGCTCGACGCCGATCGACATGCGGAAGTCCATCGACGGGCTCATGGCCATCGTGCAGGAGGAGCTCGAGAAGGACGCGTACTCGGGCCATCTCTTCGTGTTCGTCTCGCGGCGCTGCGACCGGGTGAAGATCCTCACCTGGGACAAGGGCGGCTTCGTGCTCATCTACAAACGGCTCGAGCGCGGCCAGTTCAAGCTTCCGCACATGGATGCCTCGTCGATGGCGGTCGAGATCGACGCGACGCAGCTCGCGATGTTGCTCGACGGGATCGACTTCGGCCGCGTCCGCCGCCCCGAGCACTGGACGCCCCCATCCCAGGTGGATCGTCAGGCCGGTCGCCCCATGGACAAGCCGCCCCCAACGTGA
- a CDS encoding IS4 family transposase, with protein sequence MAASKSTSIPAELRRLFPTRWLNAAARESGLVERRRKVDPAAFFWAVVLGFGTGHRRSIASLRKFFAGATGVALVPSSFYDWFNERTVRFLRAALGRAIARTAEPAGPLRDHLARFKDVCVADATVIRLRDALERAYKACRTNHTRAAMKLHLVMSVVGAGPRSVSITGERVNERRRLPVGPWVRGRLLLFDLGYFKWHLFERIKKNGGYFVSRLRDDANPLIIGENRRWRGASRRLRGHRLGEVKDRLAREVVDLIVQVDFERRSYLSRKTRERAYFRVVGVRHGGARKHHWYVTNVPITILGPAEVAKTYAARWEIELVFRELKSHLRMAQLASAKRAVVEALVYAALIGLAVSRSVWRSLRDRTDAARRVSERRVTDALATIAGDLVAALLGEVPDAARLRKWHRLLSREALDPNVGRATLKRGWAC encoded by the coding sequence ATGGCCGCGAGCAAGAGTACCAGCATCCCCGCGGAGCTGCGACGGCTGTTCCCCACCCGGTGGCTGAACGCCGCCGCACGTGAGTCGGGGCTCGTCGAGCGCCGTCGCAAGGTCGACCCGGCGGCGTTCTTCTGGGCGGTCGTGCTGGGCTTCGGAACCGGTCACCGTCGCAGCATCGCGTCGCTGCGGAAGTTCTTCGCCGGCGCGACCGGCGTCGCGCTCGTACCCTCCTCCTTCTACGACTGGTTCAACGAGCGGACGGTCCGGTTCCTGCGCGCTGCGCTCGGGCGAGCCATCGCGCGGACCGCCGAGCCGGCAGGCCCTCTGCGCGATCACCTCGCGCGGTTCAAGGACGTCTGCGTCGCCGATGCGACGGTGATCAGGCTGCGCGACGCGCTCGAGCGCGCCTACAAGGCGTGCCGCACGAACCACACCCGCGCCGCGATGAAGCTGCACCTCGTCATGAGCGTCGTCGGCGCCGGACCTCGCAGCGTCTCCATCACCGGCGAGCGCGTGAACGAGCGGCGCCGCCTCCCCGTCGGCCCGTGGGTGCGCGGCCGGCTGCTGCTCTTCGACCTCGGCTACTTCAAGTGGCACCTCTTCGAGCGCATCAAGAAGAACGGCGGCTACTTCGTGAGTCGGCTGCGCGATGACGCGAACCCGCTCATCATCGGCGAGAACCGTCGCTGGCGCGGGGCATCGCGGCGCCTGCGGGGGCACCGGCTCGGCGAGGTGAAGGACCGGCTCGCGCGCGAGGTGGTGGACCTCATCGTGCAGGTCGACTTCGAGCGGCGCTCGTACCTCAGCCGCAAGACCCGCGAGCGCGCCTACTTCCGCGTGGTCGGCGTCCGCCACGGTGGCGCGCGCAAGCACCACTGGTACGTCACCAACGTGCCGATCACGATCCTCGGGCCGGCCGAGGTGGCGAAGACCTACGCTGCACGTTGGGAGATCGAGCTCGTCTTCCGCGAACTGAAGAGCCACTTGCGGATGGCGCAGCTCGCCTCCGCCAAGCGCGCCGTGGTCGAGGCCCTCGTCTACGCCGCGCTCATCGGCCTCGCGGTGAGCCGCTCGGTGTGGCGCTCCCTGCGCGACCGCACCGACGCCGCGCGCCGCGTCTCCGAACGGCGCGTCACCGACGCGCTCGCAACCATCGCCGGCGATCTCGTCGCGGCGCTCCTGGGCGAGGTCCCCGACGCGGCGCGGCTCCGGAAATGGCACCGTCTCCTCTCACGAGAAGCGCTGGACCCCAATGTCGGCAGGGCCACCCTGAAGCGCGGGTGGGCGTGCTAA
- a CDS encoding IS630 family transposase, producing the protein MQRLLKKTRSRIEALRARILLLLDEGVVPGVVAEMAGCARATVYRTLYRFEDLGEDGLLDQRQQRPPSKVTAEVEQRLVGYIDGTPQGFGWQRTTWTLELLAVQLTLDTGVRLSRSHVRNVLLANQVRRGRPRVGLRIPVRGRRRILNEIDRLVERADAEDEVFYVDEADIDLNPRIGTTYMRRGKQLVVLTPGKNVKRYVAGGLNARSGKVVHVAAERKNSELFLALVDALRRAYRRARRIHLVLDNFIIHKSRRTLRHLAGLVGRVVLHFLPPYSPESNIIERLWKQLHDHVTRNHTHRAIEPLMEAVDEFIAGAQPFPGTQVSTLAHAA; encoded by the coding sequence ATGCAGCGGCTCCTCAAGAAGACCCGCAGCCGGATCGAGGCGCTCCGCGCCAGGATCCTCCTGCTGCTCGACGAGGGAGTCGTGCCCGGCGTCGTCGCCGAGATGGCGGGCTGCGCTCGCGCCACCGTCTATCGCACGCTCTACCGCTTTGAGGACCTCGGTGAGGACGGGCTCCTCGACCAGCGCCAGCAGCGGCCGCCGAGCAAGGTCACGGCCGAGGTCGAGCAGCGCCTCGTCGGCTACATCGACGGCACGCCGCAGGGCTTCGGGTGGCAGCGAACGACGTGGACGCTGGAGCTGCTCGCGGTGCAGCTCACGCTCGACACCGGTGTACGCCTGAGCCGCAGTCACGTGCGGAACGTGTTGCTGGCCAACCAAGTGCGGCGCGGGCGCCCGCGCGTCGGCTTGCGCATCCCGGTGCGAGGTCGGCGTCGAATCCTGAACGAGATCGACCGCTTGGTGGAGAGAGCAGACGCCGAGGACGAGGTCTTCTATGTGGACGAGGCCGACATCGACCTCAACCCGCGGATCGGCACGACATACATGCGCCGGGGCAAGCAGCTCGTCGTGCTTACGCCCGGCAAGAACGTGAAGCGGTACGTGGCTGGCGGTCTCAACGCTAGGAGCGGCAAGGTCGTCCACGTGGCGGCCGAGCGAAAGAACTCCGAGCTCTTCCTTGCCCTGGTCGATGCGCTTCGCCGCGCCTACCGGCGTGCCAGGCGCATCCACCTCGTCCTCGACAACTTCATCATCCACAAATCGAGGAGGACGCTTCGCCACCTGGCCGGACTCGTCGGGCGCGTCGTGCTCCACTTCTTGCCGCCCTACTCGCCGGAGTCGAACATCATCGAGCGGCTCTGGAAGCAGCTCCACGACCACGTCACCCGCAACCACACGCACCGAGCCATCGAGCCGCTCATGGAGGCCGTGGATGAATTCATCGCGGGAGCCCAACCCTTCCCTGGAACACAGGTCTCGACGCTGGCACATGCGGCCTGA
- a CDS encoding DUF6979 family protein, producing the protein MARGYGEAAVAAVNLVKLERFAPPEAWRRAVARTFESVSSQEKGCPQGAFLGLCEEGLVVGVPGAPSGTYTRSVKNKQYAVAAVNILRRRASPVLPTPVTLWLEVQGGEWKQPNGQMDVVLGLWNAGHIRR; encoded by the coding sequence ATGGCAAGGGGATACGGCGAGGCGGCCGTCGCCGCTGTGAATCTGGTGAAGCTAGAGAGGTTCGCGCCGCCCGAGGCGTGGCGCAGAGCGGTGGCGCGCACGTTCGAGAGCGTCTCGAGCCAGGAGAAGGGATGCCCGCAGGGAGCATTCCTCGGCCTCTGTGAGGAGGGCCTCGTGGTCGGGGTGCCCGGCGCGCCTTCCGGTACCTACACGAGGTCGGTCAAGAACAAGCAGTACGCGGTCGCCGCGGTGAATATCCTGCGGCGGAGAGCCTCGCCGGTCCTTCCAACTCCGGTCACTCTGTGGCTTGAAGTGCAGGGCGGCGAGTGGAAGCAGCCGAACGGCCAGATGGATGTCGTTCTTGGCCTGTGGAATGCGGGCCACATTCGCCGCTGA
- a CDS encoding DUF6884 domain-containing protein yields MKAHGGAGQDATGTGPPQSSSVFLVSCVSQKRSARSKARDLYISPWFVKAHGYIERTGMPWFILSAQYGLLEPDAEVEPYERTLNTMAVAQRREWARRVLEQLEPRLASVQQIVLLAGMRYREFLVPRLSAVCRVEVPLEGLGIGKQLHWFDIHAGVRP; encoded by the coding sequence ATGAAGGCGCATGGTGGAGCGGGACAGGACGCCACCGGAACTGGGCCACCGCAGTCGTCCTCGGTCTTCCTCGTCTCCTGTGTGTCGCAGAAGCGGTCTGCCCGGTCTAAGGCGCGGGACCTGTACATCTCGCCCTGGTTCGTGAAAGCACACGGATACATCGAGCGGACCGGGATGCCCTGGTTCATCCTTTCCGCTCAGTATGGCCTTCTGGAGCCTGACGCCGAGGTCGAGCCCTACGAGCGCACCCTGAACACGATGGCGGTGGCGCAACGCCGGGAGTGGGCCCGCCGCGTCTTGGAGCAGCTCGAGCCCCGCCTGGCAAGCGTCCAGCAAATCGTCCTGCTCGCCGGCATGCGCTACCGCGAGTTCCTGGTCCCGCGCCTGAGCGCGGTCTGCCGGGTCGAGGTGCCGCTGGAGGGCCTCGGCATCGGGAAGCAGCTTCACTGGTTCGACATCCACGCCGGGGTCCGACCGTGA